In Sander lucioperca isolate FBNREF2018 chromosome 12, SLUC_FBN_1.2, whole genome shotgun sequence, one DNA window encodes the following:
- the LOC116062229 gene encoding uncharacterized protein LOC116062229: MKTSLVFLLVHIFCHLCRAQKHSSDNDILLQAPNVESGEKKEQTQRSGTEAEEGEQELLIQSDIWAELRHLRDMVVEQKVELRHLTARVTTAESLVEALEKENSAMEARMTAAESLAEELQMENDVQSTELSVTQQKLSTLQQRLTVSEGSIEELEKQQEGQTAALQELANKVSHSVAFSASLLASGDGNTNAGPDFVPLIYKNVFTNIGHHYNPNTGFFTAPVRGVYFFRFTGHVAHSEIAMVMRLVKNGHLLVTAADRHTTDTDMEDNASNGVVLQLEVGDVVSVQLVGNVWDDHYHRTTFSGFLLFPL; this comes from the exons ATGAAGACTTCCTTGGTCTTCTTACTGGTGCATATATTTTGCCATCTTTGCAGAGCTCAGAAACACAGCAGTGACAATGATATCTTGCTTCAAGCTCCTAATGTTGAGAGCGGGGAAAAGAAGGAACAGACGCAGAGGTCCGGGACTGAAGCTGAGGAAGGTGAACAAGAGCTGCTGATTCAGTCTGACATCTGGGCTGAACTGAGGCATCTGAGAGACATGGTGGTGGAGCAGAAAGTAGAGCTGAGGCACCTGACGGCCAGAGTAACCACAGCTGAGAGCCTGGTGGAGGCCTTGGAGAAGGAGAATTCAG CCATGGAGGCCAGGATGACAGCTGCTGAGAGCTTGGCAGAGGAACTGCAGATGGAGAATGATG TGCAATCTACAGAGCTTTCAGTCACTCAGCAGAAGCTCAGCACTCTACAGCAAAGACTGACAGTCAGTGAAGGCAGCATAGAGGAGCTGGAGAAACAGCAGGAAG GACAAACGGCTGCACTGCAGGAACTTGCCAACAAAG TGAGCCACAGTGTGGCTTTTTCTGCCTCCCTTTTGGCATCTGGGGATGGTAACACAAACGCAGGCCCAGATTTTGTTCCACTCATCTACAAAAATGTCTTTACCAACATTGGACATCACTACAACCCAAACACAG gTTTCTTCACTGCACCAGTGAGAGGAGTGTATTTCTTTAGATTTACTGGCCATGTAGCACACTCTGAAATTGCTATGGTAATGAGACTTGTCAAGAATGGACATCTTTTAGTTACAGCAGCTGACCGTCACACCACAGATACAGATATGGAGGACAATGCATCCAATGGTGTAGTGTTGCAGTTAGAAGTGGGAGATGTTGTTTCGGTACAACTTGTGGGAAATGTTTGGGATGACCACTATCACAGAACAACCTTTAGTGGCTTTCTGCTCTTTCCTTTGTAA